TGAACAGCTGTCTTGTCAAAAGCAAACAGTGGCCGTGCTGTGACAAAAGCCGCCGGTGCTGGAATGCCCCCCTTTTCAGTGGCTGTAATCCCAGAACACACTGCTGTCGGAGCCCATCAGGCACCGGGCCAGAGATGGGCCTTCCTGCCCTTTGGAAAGCGGGTTAGCGGCAGAGGCAGAGCAGCACAGGGGATGCACCAGTCAGGCTGACAGCACTCTATTGCCACTGTTGTAgtaagagaaaataaagagttGTGCTGACGAAAGGGAGTTTGGTAGTGATCTGGGGAGAGGAACGAGGGAGGAGAGCAGAGAAAGGGGGGAGGGAGGTTGGAGAGATTGATGGAGGAGGTAAAGTTCAAGCAGCTCTGACATGAAGTAGCTATGTATAATCTTTTCCAAAGGACTCATTTTTCAAGGGTTGACTTGACTCTTTTtgtcttgtcatttttaaacaaacaagcatCTTATCAAagactttaaatgttttatcattTATGCTCACTGCCAACCCCATATTTTCATTCTTTGACTCTAGTAAAATAGCTTTGcatgctcacagttcaaaataatctttatctCCCCAATGCAGCCACTCAGTTCATCTTCCATTTGAAGCAAGGAAGAATTCTCTCCCCACCTTATAAGCCAACTTTCCTTTGACTGGCTTCCTCTTGCAAACAAAAGATTTTAAAGGCAGGtaggtggggcttctgtgttcagagtcagagctgtgtgcctgagatgacaaAAGCAGGAAAATGAGCATTCAGttgtctgaagcctgagcttttggctcagagAAATGTGCTTGTGCATATGATGGTCCTCAATTTTTGTAAAACCTTGGCCTTATTATGAGCATCAATCACTGTAACagttatgcaaaaaaaataaataaattaagtgAACACTTGAGCaattttaactttgatttttggtgtgATTTTAAGTCCAGCCCTCAAAGGGttgatgattttgtttttcctcaacaAATTACACAGTATACATGAGTAAAGATTTTCAGCTTAAGTTCATTAAGAGCCAGTGTTCAGCATTATATCAATGGGATGGCTCcagttgagcagtttggagacaaagttagagaattGAGGCTGCGATGGTTTGGATGTGtacagaggagggatggtggcTACACTGGACAAAAGATGTTGAAGTTGGAGGTGCCAGGCAAGAGGAAATTCATGGATttaatgaaggaggacatgcagacggGTGGTGTGACAGAGGTGGATACCAGGGATAAGGTGATGATCCACTATGGAGCAGccgaaagaggaagaagatgcaCATGTACATGcatacatccattttcttatctGATTCGGGGTCACATGGtgggtggagcctatccaaTCTGTCACAGGGTAAGAGGCAAGTAACACCCTGGTGTTATACATGGTTGGCAAAAATTTTGAAAACTGTCAGAGGTAACAAAAAACATTAGCTTTGCAAACGTAATAGTTATATTAAGCAGTTAAATTAAGCACTGAGTGTTTTCTGTTTACAAGACCAAAGCAAATACCAGCATGAAGATATACCTACCTATGATGTAAGCTGTCATGTTTGTTCTGTCTACACATCATTTCTGGCATTTACATCACAAGAATAAACCCCAAATTTCAGGAGCGTTTAGGACGAAAACATGATTATACACATTAGCTCTCATTTTGCTTGTCATCACCCAATTTACAGCCCAcgcaaaaatgttaaaaatgcaacaaaaatgtgttaatgGACACGTTTGAATTGAAATGCTCTGAAATGCTGCTTGTAAACCCGAGGCATATATTTATCAGTGTCAGCGTCCTGCAGTAGTTACTGCACGGGGGAGAAATCGGATATGTTAAAGGGTGGAggccggaaaaaaaaaaaaaagtgccagttTTTGTAATCTGAATGCAATGATGCAGTGAAATACACACATCaaagaaatacaacaaaagtGGGAGAGATGCTGGAAtagtttttggatttttttttcttccttttttaattttgctaatGGACAGTGTACAGAAAATGTTGTGCCGCACTTATAAAATCATCACATggtttataataaataaacacacaaacacagacatggggGATGTAAAGAGCAAGGAACAGCTTTCCACACTGTGACTGCACCTGCTTTCTTCTTAAACCAAACAGCAAAAGAGATGTGGAAATGCATGCTGTGCCATTTAACTCAAGAAGGTAACGCTGTAGTTAATCTGTAATTTATTTCAGAGAGAACACCAAGTCAACAGAGACAACAAGAGCAGAACAGAAAAGAGTCAGGGGCCTGTAGGGAGTGCTGGGAGGAGATGTGGTTAATTAATAATATAGGAGTTGGCTGTTCATGATATTTATCTTGGATCATACCCTGCTGATAAAACTCTCCTGTGAGCAGGGCAGGcaatgaagcatttttttttttttttttttaaatcttggaCACAAGACAGACAGAACCACAGTGAATTCTCTTATATGGCTCCTTTTCCTCTCCAGCAATATTAGGTCTAAACAGATGTGACTGATCTCAGCTATAAGTCATGTTAAGCTATTAAAAACACCTGTAACTAACCACAAGAAGAGGCCAACATGAAGGAGACTTGAAATCTAAGCACCTGAGAATCAGTACCTGATATTCAAACTTCACCTACTGGGATAAAAAGCTGTTGTTGGAAGAAAATATAGAACAGAACCAGATTTTAGTATCTAGTAACCCACTGATGAGTTTGGACTGTTTGAACTGGGGATAAATGACTGATGTTTATACTGTTGGGTACAAATAAGTGAAGCTATATAGACAtagatatatacacacacacattacacataCCAATCATAAGTAGAAAATGTATAAagcaaaataatatatttatatatttatacatcatGCATTAGAAAATGCACTTGCATTGATGGAGGTAGATAGTAAAGATTCAGAGGTAAAAAGGCATATAAATGCTGTGCTTTGGAGGAGAATAATGTGGCTGTAAAATCAGAAGTTAAATGCAAGAATTTATGTGTGCTTTAAGAGTTTATACAGTACAGAATATGAggtgaaaggaaaaaagtggCAGGATGCTGCTAATATCCTTGAGTTACCCTTCCAGTAATCTGGATCGGAGGGTCTGGCTTGGCTGGCACGGCTCTCCTACGCTTGGCAGGAGGCTCAGAGGGAAAACTCATCCCTGCATACAGACGTCTGAGGCTAGCGTGCCGGCTCAAACAAAGAGGAAAGAGTCGAGGGGACACTGGCAGCGCTCAGAAGAATACTGTCGAACCCAGGAACCATGACAGCCCGGGCCTGAAGCTGCTGACCAGAAGGTCCTAGAGAACAGAGGACCACATCAGGCATGTAACAAAATGGGAAGCATAGGTGATGAATTTTATTATATGATGATGGCTTAAGTTTTGACTTATTCAGACAACAAAACAGTTCACATacaaaagtcattttaatgtttcagaACATTATCTTTTTAAGAATGCCTTAAATTCATACCCAGCAACATGTGGGTAGGTTAGAAGTTCACTTACATTgtacattgattttttttttctcccagttaACAAGTGTTAGAGAAACTAACTTATACATTTCATagttctgcatatttttaaatgtgtgttgaaCTGTCTTTAGTTTACTATGTCTTTATGTTTGTTGTCATCTGTGTGTTCATTTAAGAGCTCTAACATAGGAGAAATTCTTCAAACATGACTACCCCATCAAAGTAAGAAATACGGAAATAATAAATTGAAGTTTACAAAGCAAATGAATGTGCATGCACTTCCTTATGAGTATTACACATTACTGAGGGATCCATAGTTATACATTTACTAAGCTAAACCAAGGTCATCATCAAGCATTTTcttgtgtttaaaataaatgcagagaAAAATTGAAGCTCGAGTTAGGAATATGATGGATGAACATATCTTTATTTATCATTCAGTTGGCTTGTTTACCTGGTGCTCTTTACACCGTCGCCTCCACAGCGATCTGACTTTGCCATGGCATCACTCTGacactccacacacacagtcctcTCTCTAACCAAGTGAGCAGTCCACAGTTTGAGTCTGCATGCCACGCTAGCCTGTTTCACTTGCAGATACACACAGTAACTGCAAGCAAGGGTAAAGAAAGGGAGAGCGTATCAAAATAGAGCACTCCATTCACttgcatttattattaaatCAAAAACTGAATAGTTAAAAGGCAAATAACATGTTTGGggctcagaaacacacagatcATTTACTCAGTCAGTCATGGACTCACATTTGAGTCCATGACTGACTGAGCAAAGCATTTAtaacaaaataagaaaacatCCAGATGAAGATACAGAGGTACAGGCCAGTTTTAAGCTGTCCCATCTCTGGAAATCATCCTGCTTGGTTTGAAgttacagtcatggtaaaaaaaaaaacaaaacaaaacaaagtacatGTCTTTCAGTTATTAGGTTTCACATATCAGACATAAGAAAAACCCTAATAAATAAGTTATCTGGTCCTCAGTAGGTCCCAAAATTAGGTAAatgcaacctcagatgaacaacaacatatGACACATTACACAGTGTCAttctttatttaacaaaaactaagtcaAAATTCAGCAATGTGTGAAAAACCCTTACtacttccataggaattaagaggttaagtagcagccaggtgcggCTAATCAAACACACTTGATTGACTGATCTGcaaaaaaactgccaaaaaaaaaaaaaaaattgaagagtTACACCTCAGGCTCTACATgtcatgtatcgtctgtgtggcaggcaggaaggaggaccccaatgcaggacacgccaggcacaggtaaaaggtaattcaactttattatcaggtgcacaacaaaaggccggactaggcagagctagtggcaaaacaccGAGCAAAATATGAAGGCCGAACAGgatacacagcaggagacatagacgacgacgcgacaacaggcactgaaaacactggacttaaatacacaagaggcctgatgagggaagaggaaacaggtgggaacacaggtgacactgataacactgacgagaccaggggaagcaaaactaaacacaagagaccagaactggatgactatcaaaataaaacaggaagtaacacgatggaacagaaacgcagacctgacacagaatacagagagaacaccagggactagaaataacaattaaacctcacaaccaaaagaaatcccaaaacagaacagacaaaatgaagcaaaacaaaaacacacggggtcctttggaccccgGACCACGACACTACATGCCTCAGTTAGCAGGATAAATGTTGAACTTCATGAcagtatgattaaaaaaacacttAACAAGTATGGCtggtttggaagggttgccaagagaaatcctcttctctctctaaaAATAACATAGCTTctaagttgcatctgaacataTCACGAGAGCTCTGGATCAAtattctttggacagatgagaccaaggtTGAGATGTTTGACCATAAAGCGCAGtgccacatttggtgaaaactgaacacagcatatcagcacaaacacctcataccaactgtcaaactcagatgatttgggcttgttttgcagccatagGATCTGGGCATCTTGGAGTCACTGAGTCCAttgtgaactcctctgtataccaaagtattctagagtctgTCGGACAGCTAATGCTTGGtccaaattgggtcatgcaaccgGACAATGAACCAaaacagcaaatctacaacagaatggctgaaaaaaagaaaagaatcaaagtgttgcAATGATCCAGGAATCTTTCAGAATTCAACCGAAACGCTATGTCGGGACCcgaagagagctgtgcataaataaatgtctgcaaacctcaatgaagtgaagcaatgttgtaaagaagagtgtgCCAAAATTCccccacaacaatgtgagagactgataaagtcaaaacagaaaacacttcaAGTTATTGATGCTAAAATCATGGGGTACACTTAGTTTTTCAGATagtgcttctgcatttttgctTGGTGCTATAAATAACAACATGGAGTAATATGTGTTTATCTGAGGCTGTATTtaaatgattataaaacatggtgaggaccagatgattttttttatgtcctgatacTTGAACATTGCAATTCAAAGAGGGTGAACTttatttttaccatgactgtttGTGGTTACCCAAGTTTAATACTTTAATTACTCGGCAAAGTAAAAATTGGCTGACGTTGTATATCTGTATATTATCTTTAATCATATTACTTGCATTTTAGAGGTTTGCTAAAAGGAAAACTGTAAATAAGAAACAGCTAGAATATTGCTATCTATTAGGTTAAATGATCATTGTTGAAATGACAGTAAGACATAAAACATATACACAGAAGTGGTTGGAGTGGGATTTCCTGACTTTGGTCCTCATTTCGTGTCACTGTTAACCCTCGCTTCCTCGATCAATTTCAAGGACACCACTGTAATACACCAGATGTCTGTGTGAAATCACCCCTACTCCATGAATTTTATGCTGAATCAATCCCATTATGACTAATGTACATCCAGTCCCCCGATGTTGTGCTTCAGTCAAAACAAAAGTATCCAATGTCCATTTTAATCACTGAGAAAAGCTGTGAGCTGCTCGGATTTTATTCCCTTGTCTCTGATTTTTTTCCAGATCTGAGAACATCTGTAATCACCTCAGATCAAAGATGACATTTATACAGCGAgggtttactttttaaatggaTTCCAGCTGACTCATCAGCAAAGGTCAGCTCCTGATGCAAATATTCAATGACAGAGTTCATGTTACACAGCCAAAACAATTTTAAGGCTCTGCTTGCTATGGCAACCTTGGCCTCTGCCAGTATCCCTCGCTCTTTTGGAGCTCATAGTTGATCTTAAAGTGACCTTTAAACTAAggaaaaaacaagtaaaaatctGGTGTGAAATCTACCAGCCTTGGAGCTAACAATAGAAAGAAAGAGGCTGAATAAGTCCTTTTATTCTTGCCAGAGGGAGATGCATCTGAAAGTTTTCTTGGCAGAGCATTTACTGGCTAGATAAAGAGTATTGTTTGTATAATCACAGTGATAGTAATTATGCAATTATATAATAAAAtttagggcagcatggtggcgcagtggttagcactgctgcctcacagttagaataacatctggaaggcctgggttcgattccaccttggcccaggcctctccctctctctgtgtggagtttgcatgttctccccgtgcttgcgtgggtttcctccgggtactccggtttccggagacatgcacttactggggttaggttaattggttaatctaaattgcccataggtgtgactgagcgcgtgaatgtgagtgtgaaaggttgtctgtaactctgtgttggccctgcaacaggctggtgacctgttcagagtgtaccctgcctttcgccctatgacagctgggataggctccagcccccccgcgaccctgaacaggatgtgcggaagcgaatggatggataataaaATTTAATATATATTATGTAGGCCGAGTTGATGTAGTTAATGAgtcagtaaatttgaaaattttgccAGACAAAGCAAGTAACTGTGACTCACAGAGAAGAATATCTCAAGTAAAGTACCACAAATTTAACTGGAAAAAGCCACAGTGCAGCTATAATTACCTGCCTCTGCACTGACTCAGTACAGACATGAAACAAAGCTGGTATCTTGCAGGTCAGTATGGAGGCCTTACCTGGCCTTCTCCTCCTTCATCAGCATGTGTGGTCGTCTCCAAGGGTCCTTAAAGTTCCTCTTGAAAGAATTAGGCAGAATCTTTGCCACTTCTGGAAGTCAGGTGTGAGGACAgaaagataaaaatgaaaaagagaacaaataGTCCACTAAAGATCATATTTATAAAGGCATTGCATATTTAATCTGTTGCAGGTAATGTGAATACAATTTTCCTTGTAAATTTTGTATATGTAACCCTGTTACATacataaatgcagaaaaagtcAGGCTCTTACCTTTCGCCGTTCTGCATATGGCATTGTTTCCAAAGCATCCTCGACGCTGTTTGAGGTCAGGACAGGGTGTGCCTCCATTTCTCGGGGGAACAGATACTTGGCGActcctttctgtgctgccaACTCCACATGAAGACGTGCACGATGACCAGGGACCCCATGATCCCACCACACAGTCAATGGCTGCTAGGGAATCAGAGACACATAGATTAGCTAAAGGTTACAGGAGTCAAATCAGGAAATATTGATGAGAAATGAAGTCAATTTTCTTCATGACTATTCCACATTACTGGTTGTGAAATAAACTTGATCTATTTCAAAACTAGAAGGTGTATCTGAGCTGGCACAACAAGAGGTCTAATtctgaaaaataatttatttttagcccAGAGAAAGTCGCAAACATTCCCCTAATACTACAGTTTAAAGTGTAAGCTGCAACAAACGCTCTGATATTGACTCACATGCCTTTCCACAGGTAGGCAGGTGGCAAGTGACTGGGTCACTACCATATACTTATTTCAGATCAACAAAACCCCAGACTCAGGAAGTCTGCAACAAGTCAAATGTGGGGGGACAATTTAAATAAGAGGCTAATTTTGCATCCTGTTTTCTCTGGTTTCCCTCTATCCTatgcttaaacacacacacacacacatacacacacacacacacacacacacacaaactcagcatGCCacataaacacagcagcagtagTAATCACACTTCCTGTTCAGTGGGCTGATTTAGTTAATTGCATCAAGTAAAGAGGAAGCTGTATTACTTAGATGACTGCCCTGATCAAAGCCAAAAAAACTCCAGCAGTAATCAAGGCCGTTTCAGCACAGAGATTAAATGGCAGCAGATATTTTAATAGTCTTGTTTTAAGGAGGAAGGGCATacttcacaaacacaaacaaatcagGTAAGCTCAACACAACAATGAACAACCGTGTGCacaccaaaatattttttagaaaGCCTGACGTTTGTGGTTAAgagctttttctgttttcatcctAGTCAATAAAAGTTTGATACAGTAGGAGCAGGTGCACCCAGCTTGAAGCTTTTAGATGTTCGTGGTGAAATTACAGGGAAGGAGTGGATAAATATACCATAACTGAATCGAATCCTCCCTTGTCATTTAATCTCCCTTACTCTATCTTTATAATAGACACTGAACCCACTATACAATGCTGCGAGTgactaagtgtgtgtgtgtgtgtgtgtgtgtgtgtgtacaggagacagagagagagagagggagcgagtGCTTTCAAGGTGCCGCCTGTTTGGTTCATTCCCATGGTCCTGTTGAGAGAGGGGGGGGCAGCTGCCTCAGTGACACAGCCAATCCACAAAGCCACACTGGAATCTCTGCATTCCTGCACATTAGTGCTGCCCACCTGACACTCTCCTTTCCCAGATCACCACACACAGCAAACAATTTTTGTCTGATAAATCTTCCCACTTAGTCTTCTTCCACCTTCACCCTAAAATATACAGACATGCTCATTTCCCTGCGTAAAcctgctgaaaaacacaaactttcTTGAAAGATTACTCAGGGTGGGATGGAATTAGACACTACAACCCTGTCAACTTCCTACCCTtgcctcctccacctcttcttATCCTTGCTCCTGTCTCCTTGCCTTTCCTTCCCGCAGCTACTTCCTCTGATGTTTACGGGGCAGTTTTTGTGTTGCCGTGTTCCTTTCTCATGgtgggaaaaacaaaagcaagcagAGAAGGGTGTGTGGTGAAATCAATAGGGTTGGCTAATTCCCACACCCAAAAATGGCCATTATCCTTCTGAGCGACACCGACATACACATAAGTAGGACTAAGGCCCTGTCTGGGAGTCTCAGCCATTTGGCCTGATCTGCCAGAGGTCAGAAGGCAATTACCAAGCTGTGGTGGTCCCTCAGTTCCCTTCTGGCACAACCAGTGAAACAATCCCACCACCCACATTCACCCGCATTATAACCCTGCTGACAGTCTGACACAGCCCAACCCGCACAGTCACTTTTGTTCCCCGTTTGCATTGTGGATGAGAAAATCCTCATTTAGAAAGCATACCaccacctctgacctctgaccccaatACAGGAAACAAATGGCACTTGTCagcatgttcattttttttccttttggaaaagctgattttacaaagagtttctgagttacattttatttgtgtgttctcTAATCTGTTGGCGCACAGGTGAACTTTATTATTCTGTCCAGGTTAAATCCATTGTTAGCATTTCACTTCTGAGATttctatattttctgttttcatcaaGGTTTACTTGATGAAAACACCAGTGAGTGTGTATCCAACATAAGCACTTTTATCTGCCAAACTCCAGTCACTTGTTTCAGTGAGATAAAAG
This sequence is a window from Archocentrus centrarchus isolate MPI-CPG fArcCen1 chromosome 9, fArcCen1, whole genome shotgun sequence. Protein-coding genes within it:
- the LOC115786064 gene encoding somatomedin-B and thrombospondin type-1 domain-containing protein isoform X1; amino-acid sequence: MGAHGWSTEHLGFIVCGFLALFCGEFVPQAEAGCRERESPNCCTGRNNECFEYTRRKTVCYCDTYCQKTRDCCEDYQSVCQISAAIDCVVGSWGPWSSCTSSCGVGSTERSRQVSVPPRNGGTPCPDLKQRRGCFGNNAICRTAKEVAKILPNSFKRNFKDPWRRPHMLMKEEKASYCVYLQVKQASVACRLKLWTAHLVRERTVCVECQSDAMAKSDRCGGDGVKSTRTFWSAASGPGCHGSWVRQYSSERCQCPLDSFLFV
- the LOC115786064 gene encoding somatomedin-B and thrombospondin type-1 domain-containing protein isoform X2; translation: MGAHGWSTEHLGFIVCGFLALFCGEFVPQAEAGCRERESPNCCTGRNNECFEYTRRKTVCYCDTYCQKTRDCCEDYQSVCQISAIDCVVGSWGPWSSCTSSCGVGSTERSRQVSVPPRNGGTPCPDLKQRRGCFGNNAICRTAKEVAKILPNSFKRNFKDPWRRPHMLMKEEKASYCVYLQVKQASVACRLKLWTAHLVRERTVCVECQSDAMAKSDRCGGDGVKSTRTFWSAASGPGCHGSWVRQYSSERCQCPLDSFLFV